The Vulcanimicrobium alpinum sequence ACCATCGTCGCCACCGTGATCGTCGTCGCCGGCATTCTGGGCCTGGGCGCCGATCTCGCCCACGCCGCCTACGCGGCGGCGCAGACCGCGCGCGTCGTCGTGCTGCCGTCGGCACGCGCGTAGCGGCCCCCCGGGCGGAGGCCCGCCGGACCGGACGGCTACGCGGACTTCAGCGCGTTCGGTAGGGTCGCTTCAGCGAAGCCCCGACACGGGCAGTCTCGCACCGAGTTGTCGTGCCCGTAGATCAACGCGACGCAACCCTGATCGTCATGCACGGCCGCGACATGGCCGCACTCGCAGGAGGGGAGTTGCGTTTTTGAGATGCTGACTCGCATTCAGGTGGGCTCGGGAGGCGGACGGACGCTCTGCCGTCTTCAGTATCGGCAAACGCTGAGTGCTTTTCAAGAGCAGCGGAGCGGTCCCTCCTGTTGCGGCGTCAGTAGACTCGTTCGCGCCCGCCGGCGTGGTCGAGGACGGCGGCGGCGAGTTCGGCTGCGCCCTCTTCGTCGCTGACCAGGAAGTTGCTGCGGCCGCAGCGCGACCCGTTCTTGTAGAACGAGTAGTTCGCCGTCGCGGCGGTCTGCCCGCGGAAGAGCCGCACTGCGAACACGTCGCGCCGCCACTCGGCGTACTCGTTGGTTTCGGTGAAGAAGACGCGATGGTGGCCGTGCACGGCGATTTGCTCGTCGAGCACGCTGTTCGTCTTCGCGATGAGACCGTAATAATCAAGCATAGCGATCGGACTCCGCAGGAGACCGATTGGGCGAGCGTCCCCCGCTCCTCCTCCGGCGCAGAGTCGTCCTTGCCTAGTCCAAAAGACCCATACCGGAAGAACCCGCAACGGGCCGGCGCGTCCCACTTCCGACAGCGCGTCTGCGAGCATCACACGATATGCTTCAAGGTCATGCACCTCCGCTGCGGAAGCGCGTAGGTTTCGCACGATTTTGTGCGGGCGTTTGGCAAAGTTGGTCTCCCCATGGTCGGATCGATTCGCGAATACCGGTTACAGCCCGGAAAATTGAACGAGGTCGTGCGGCTCACGCGCGACCACTTCGTCCCCATCGTCAGCAACGCGCCGGGTTTCGTGTCGTATTCGTTCACATATGTCGGAGGCGACGAAATCGTCACGACGAGCATCTTCGAAACGCAGGCGCAAGCCGAGCAGTCGAACGTGATTGCGGCCGAGTGGGCGAAGGCGAATCTGAAAGACGCGGTAACGGCACCGCCGCGCGTCACGACCGGACGCATCCCGGTGCGTCACGTCAACGAGGGCACGCAGCCCGGCTACGGCGTGATGCGGCGCTTCGAGATCAAACGCGAACACATCGACCAGGCGACGAAGCGCGTTGCCGACGGCCTCGTCCCGCTGCTGAGCGGGATGCGCGGGTTCTGCTCGTACGGGCTGCTCGTGGCGTCCACGGAAGATCGCGGCGTCACGCTCTCAGCGTTCACCGATCGCGCCGCCGCCGAGGAGTCGAATCAGCGCGCGCTGGCGTGGACGCGCGAGAACCTCGGCGACGTGCTCACCAAACCCATCGAAGTGGTGACGGGCGAAGTGAAATTCCGACTCGCCAAAGCGCCGGTCGGCGCTCTCTGAGCGAACACGCGTCGCTCCTGACGCTTTTCGCATCAGCCCCCTCCGGTCTACTGCTTGGCGCAGCTCCCGGTGACGCGGTTGAGCAGACCGGCCGCCGTCGTAAAGGCTTGCTTCGTCGTATACTTCGTGTCGCTGATCTTCGTCATGAGCGTTCCGGTGCTCGACGTAACGTCGCCGTTCGGGAGAAACGAATCCGCGCCCCACAGCATATAGCTGTTCTGCCAACCCATTGATGTCGAGTATCCGTACGCGCCCGAGGAGCCTACGGTGACGTCGATCCAGCGCTTCGCGTCGTTGTCGTAGGTGTACCAATCGGTGGCTGTATAACCGACGGCAGCGTATGACACCTTCTGCGACTTTGTGAGCGACTTCATGAAGTAGCCGTCGGGCGCCATCGTGTACGTGATGGTCGCGAGCGACGCTTCGTTTCCGCGCCGCTCGCTGTGCGTGGCGCATTTCCACGTGCCCAGCAGAAACTTCATCGACGAGAAGTCCGGCTTGACGGGAACGGGGTAGGTGGGTGCCTTCGGCGGCACGGTCGCCGACATCGGCGCAGGCGCTTCACCCGTGCTCTGCGCCGACGCCGCGGCTGCGGTAACCGTAAATACGCCCGCGAGCGCGAGCGCTCGAACGAAATATGACATCGCGCGTCCTCTCTAACAGCCCCGTGAAAAAATCGGCGCGTGGTTCGCGAACTGCCCGTTCAGCACGGTTTTCGGGAGGTCGGCGGACCTCTCGAAGCCCGTTGCCGAGCGGTTCATCTCGAAAACGCCCCTCGGGTCAGCATCACTTCGCATCATGTCGCGGCCCTCAGATTGCGTATCCTGATCAAGTTGTACGCCGCGGCCGTCCAGCGCACAATGTCGCCGACCAGATCAAGCCCGCGGAAATGCACCTTGCGCAATCGGCCGATCGTCTTGCCCCACCCGAAGCTCTCCTCGATCAACTTGCGCCTGCGTTGACTCACCGTGTAGCCCGGATGGCGGACGGTTCGGCGGTCGATCGCGCTGCGGCGACGGGTCGTATTTTGAGCAACGTGCGGCGTCACGTTGAGCGCTCGCAACGCCTCGACAAAGTCTTTGGTATCGTACGCCTTGTCGGCACCGAGCGTGATTCGGTTGCTTCCGCTGACCCCGCGAATCAATTCCAGCGCTGCTTCGCGTTCGGCGATCCCGGTCGCGCGAGTGGTCTTCACGCCGACGATCAAGCCGTTGCGATTCTCCATCAGAGCATGTCCGAGATAGCCGAGAATCGCCGGCGCGCCGCTGCTCTTGCGGTACAACCGCGCGTCCGGATCGGTACTCGAGACGTGCGTCTCGTTGCTGCGCGGCCGGCCACGAAAGTTCACGCCCTCGTTGCGACCGCCGCTCGAGGTCGGCGGTTCGTCGTCCGACTTGGGCCGAAAGCTCTTGTGGCTGGCCCACGCCTCGATTAGCGTCCCATCGACGGTGAAATGCTCGTTCGAGAGCAGTTCGTCGGCACGCGCCCGCTCGACCACAGCGGCGAAGAACCGCTCGGAGATTTCGCCATTCAAGAACCGATCGCGGTTCTTGCTGAACGTCGAGGGGTCCCAGATCTTGTCGTCCATGCTCAAGCCCACGAACCAACGAAAGAGCAAATTGTAACGCAACTGCTCCAGCAGCATCGGCTCGCTGCGGATCGAGTAGAACATTTGCAACAGCAAGGCTCGCAGCAGCTTCTCCGGCGCGATCGATGGCCGGCCCCGTCGGGAGTAGAGCTTGGAAAACTCCGGCGAGAGTTCGCGCAGAATTTCGTTGACCATCACGCGCATCGGGCGCAACGGATGATCGCCGGGCACGGTGTCTTCCGGCTGCAACGTCGTCCAAACGGATGCACGCTGCTCATCATGAGTCCGCATCGGCCGCAACCTCACCAAGGTATGAGGAGACTTGCTCTTATAATACGCGAAAAACGCCGTCACGCCAACATCAACTCGGCCGATTTTTCATTGGCCTGCTAAACGTGAGCCCGATAAGCCGACCTTGCGGGACATCGTTTTCTAGTCCTGCATGACAATCCGAGCGTCCACCTTGAAGACCTGATAGCGCGCGACCATGCCGCCCTCCATGTGGTCGCTGACGTGACAGTGGAACAGCCAAATCCCGGGATCGTCGGGGACCATGTCGGCCGTGAGCATCTGAGCCGGCGAGATCGGGACGACGTCGGTGCGCTCACCGTGCACCAGCACCGTGTTGCCGTGCCAGTGCGGAGTGTGGAAATTCAAGCCCTCGCCCAGCGTGAGCAGATACCAGCGAACGCGGTCCCCGCGCTTCATCTGCGGCATCGGTCCGTTCGCAAACTGGTAGCCGTTGATCGACCAGCGCAGGTTCGCGGGTCCGGATCCTTTGCCCAGGAGAATGTCGAGATTCCCCGATGCGTCGGACGGCGTGGCGTCGAACTTGTTGTGCTTCTTCGCATCGGCGGCAAAACGCCGGATGTTCTCGTTGATGAACGAACTCTGATTTTCGTCGAAAGCGACGAAGAAGCTGACGACTTCGCGATCGACGTCTTTCGGAGTGCCGTCGGCCTTCGCCATGCCGCGCGCGGTGACGACGATCGCGCCGATGAGACCGGCATTGACGTCGCGGCGCTCGTCGACATGCGAGTGATAGAGCCACACGACCGAACTCGAATCCGCCGGGCCGGGGCCGGCGCGCTCCGGGACGTCCCACATGTACGTGAAGGTACCGCCGGGCGCGACCGCGGCGCCGCCCTTCGCCGACGCGGCAACGCCGTCGGCGTATCCCGAACCCTCGGACGCTTTCTTGTAGAACACGCCGTGCGGGTGGAGGCTGTACGGGTGCGTACCGTGGTTGCGGAACACGATCTTGATCGTGTCGCCGACTTCCGCGTGCACGATCGGGCCGACGATGCCCAGATACGCGTCTTGCGCGGTTCGCAGCTTGAGGCAGTGGAACGTCACATCGGTGTACTCGCGATACATCGCCTTGCGGAAGACTTTGCCGATGGTGTGCTTGTCGCGCGCGGTGTAGAGCTTTGCGTATCCTTCCGGCCGCATTCCCATCATCTTGTCGAGCCCGCTGGGCGCGTAATCCCAGTCGAGCTCGTCAGCGGCGATGTAGTACGTGCGAACGTTTCCGCCGGTATCTTGCGCGCCCGCGCGCACGGACGGCCCGACGAACGCCAGCAGTGCGAGCGAAGCGAACACGGCGAGTCTCCGGCGAACGCGAACGTCGCGGAGAACGGAAAAGAGCGCGACCGCATGAACCATGGCGTCTGCCTCTCGTGGATCGTGGTCGCTGCCGCAGCGCAATTGCGTCCCTCTCGCTCGGTCGCGGCGGCGGCGGAGAGGTGGACTTCCGCGCCGCTTGCACGGTCCCTTGGACCAGGCGCCGCGATCGCGTCCGGGGGCTTATCCGTCCAGGGTGCACATATCGGAGAGCGTTACCGTTGCATCCCAGCCTGAACCCCGGCCGTCCGATACGTCGACCTTGACGATGCGGACGTTGGACGTCGTGCCGCGGCGCGCGTGCATCGCTTTCGCCAGGTTGGCGCACGATCGGTCGAGGGCGTCGCGCGCATCCACCTTCGCGTCGTCGACGGCGTTTGCGCGCACCGGACGCGACTTCACCGAGCCCGTAGCGGAGCCCGGAAACGTCCGCGCCGCGGCGGCAGCGCCGGGCGACGCCCGAATGACGTACGCCAGCAGTACGAGGACCAGGCCGGCTGCCAACGCTCGCGCATGCACCGGCACGACGTTCGCTTTGTCCGGTTGCTCCCCTTGGTCGAAGGGGCAATCACATCGATCGCGGTAGTGCGGCGACGTGGATCCACTCGATGCGATGACCGCGGCGCCCGCCAACCACGACGTGCTCTTGGAGAACGATCGTGTGCGGATCCTCGACACACGCATCGCTCCGGGAGAACGCACGCCGGTGCATACCCACGAGTGGCCCGGCAGCCTCTGCGTGCTGACGTGGAGCGAAATTGTCCGATACGATCCTGACGGCAACGTCCTGTTCGACTCGCGCACGCTCGACGCGCAGCCCGCGCCCGGAGCATCGCTCTGGGCTCCGGCGCGCGGCCCCCACGCGACCGAGAACGTCGGGACCACCGAACTGCGCGCGATCGCCGTCGAGCTCAAACCGCCGGCATGAGCGCGTGCCTTCCATCGCACTTCTTCTCAAGGAGGTCGACTTCGATGCATCGTTTCATTACCGCCGCCTGCGCCCTCGCATTCGTCCTCGGACTTTCCGGAACTGTCGATGCCAAACAGTGCCGCGACGCCAAAGGCAAATTCGTCAAATGCAAAACGACGACGACGATGCCGATGAAAAAGCAGTGCCGCGATGCCAAAGGCAAATTCATCAAGTGCAAGACCCAGTAGCTCGTTAAGCGGGCGAAGGAAGTAATGCTCGTCCGGCTCCAGGCCGGACGGGCATTTCGCCGAACGCAATTGCCCGCGCACTCGCTGAGAACACGTGGAGGGAACGCGGTGAAGCAGTTGAGTTCGGTCCTCTTGACCGTGCTGCTCGCGGCGCCGGCAACTGTGTGCAGCGCCGGCCCGAGCGGAGATGAAGCCGAGATTCGTTCGCTCGTTTCGAAACGGCAAGCGGACGCGTGGAACCGGCACGACGCAAAAGCCTATGCCGCGCTGTTCACGGAAGACGCCGACGTGGTCAATGTTGTCGGTTGGTGGTGGCGCGGTCGCTCGGAAATTGAACGCAAGCTGACGGCAGCGTTCACGTTCGTCTTCCGCGACAGCGCGCTGGCGTTCGACCGACCTGCGGTCCGGTTTCTTGCGAGCGACATCGCGGTGGTCCACGAAACGTGGACGATGACGGGTGCGAAGATGCCCCCCGGTATGCCGGAGCCGAAGATGGGCTTACAGACGATGGTGCTGCGAAAGCATTCCGGCACGTGGCTGATTTCGGTGTTTCAAAATACGAACTCCGTGCCCGAAAGGCCGTTTCCGCTCGGACCGCCCGTGATGGTGCCGGCAACCCCGGCACCGTAATCGCATGAAGCGAGCCGTCACCGTGAACGAGCGCGGTTCCGAAAAAGGCACCGGATTGGGGTCGACGATCAGTTTCGAACTGAAGACGAACGCTACGCCGCGCAGCGGGAACAGATGTAACGGCCGACGAGGGCTCGTCCGGCAAAAAAGAAAGACCCGCAAATCCTTAACGGACGCGGGTCCCGACGTGGTGGAGGTGAGGAGACTCGAACTCCTGACCCCTTACATGCGAAGCAAGTGCTCTACCAACTGAGCTACACCCCCACGTGGACCGACGGATTCTAGCAGGGTGGGGGCCCCCCTGTCAAAGGGAGCACTCGCACTCCCGGCGGAGTCGGTAGGCGTGTTCGGCCGGCATCGCGATCCGTGCGATGATCCCCGCAATGCGGAGGTCATCGCGTTTCTGCGCCGGCATCTGACGCTGGCGGAACAGCTCTGGCCGCGCTTCGTGCCGGAACTGCGGGCGGTTCGCGACGTAACGATGGGCGAGTTGCGGACGCATCCCGACCTCGTCGGCGAGCTCATCGACCTGGCTCCCTCGCGCAAGGACGCATGGATGCTCATGGGCGCCCCCGTGCTTATCGCTCCGTCAGGGGTGATGTACGCCACCGCGTTCAGCATGCACGAGCTGATGGTGCGTTGCGGTGACGTGGCCGATCCGCGATTGCTCGCGCCCGCGTCGCGCGAAGAGCCGGTCGGCCCCGGTTGGCACGCGCTCAACGTTTGGCTGTCGGGCGTGCCCCGTCCCGATCGCCCAGCCGCGCGTCGCAACTTGATGCAGCTCGTTGCTCGCGCGCGCAGCACTGCCGCGAAGCTGCGCAGCTGACGTTCCCGTTCGCCCAGGCCGGGCCGCGCGGGCACAGGGACAACCCGCACGCGCGCCGAGTATCAGGGCGATGCCTCTCCCTCGGCTCGCGGCGGCGTTGTTCGTCCTGATCGCGCTCTCCGCGTGCGCCCAGTCGTCGGAGCGCCGGCCCGGGCCGCTTCGCGTGGTAGCGACGACCTCAACGCTCGCGTCGCTGGCAAAGGGAGCCGCCGGGCCGTCCGCCGACGTCCGCTCCCTCGTCCCGGTCGGGGTCTCGCCCGAAGACTATCAGCCGGCGCCGGACGACATCGCGGCCCTGCACGACGCCGACGTGCTGATCGAGAACGGCGCCGGCCTCGAGTCGTGGCTCGACGCGACGGTGCGCAACGCTGCGAATCCACGCCTGCGCATCGTCATCTGCAGCGACGGTCTCCCGGTCCTCGGCGGGAACCCGCATCTGTGGATGGACCCCGAACTCGCGCGCGCGTATGTCGCGAAGATCGGCGCGGCGCTCGCGGCGGCCGACGCTCCCAACGCGGCGACGTATCGCACCGCGACGCATGCGTACGATGCGGAACTCGCTGCGCTGACCGCGCGCACACGGATGAAGATCGCGACGATCCCGCCGCCGCGGCGCACGATGATCGTCTTTCACAACGCCTTCGACTATTACGCCCGGCGCTTCGGGCTGAAGATTGTCGGCGCGATCGAGCCGGTCGCCGGCGCCGAGCCCAACCCGCGGCACATCGCCGATTTGGTGCAGTTGGCGCGCGCGCAAGGTGTTCCGGCGGTGTTCGCGGAGCATGAATATAGTGACAAACTGGCACGCACGCTCGCGGCAAGCGCCGGGGGCCTCACGGTCGCGTTTCTCTACGACGATTCGCTCGGCAGCGCGGCGGGCGTGCGCACCTATGTCGGAATGATCGACACCGATACCGATGCGATCGTGGCCGCGCTGAAATGAACGTTCCCAACGCGGTCGACGTCCAAGGCTTGCGCGTGCAGTACGATCGCGTCGTCGCGCTCGACGGGGTCGACGTCGAGTTGCCGCGCGGGACCGCGCTTGGGATCGTAGGCCCGAACGGCTCCGGAAAATCGACGCTGCTCAAAGCGGTCGCGGGGCTGGTCAAGCCGAGCGGCGGGACGGTGCGCGTCGGCGGGATGCCGCCGGAGAAGTTGCCGCCTGGGACTATCGGCTACGTGCCGCAGATCGAAGACGTCGACTGGAGCTTCCCGGTCAGCGTGCGCGACGTCGTCACGATGGGACGCTATCCGCGCGTCGGCGCGTTCCGGCGGTTCTCCGCGCACGATCATCGCGCGGTT is a genomic window containing:
- a CDS encoding IS5 family transposase produces the protein MRTHDEQRASVWTTLQPEDTVPGDHPLRPMRVMVNEILRELSPEFSKLYSRRGRPSIAPEKLLRALLLQMFYSIRSEPMLLEQLRYNLLFRWFVGLSMDDKIWDPSTFSKNRDRFLNGEISERFFAAVVERARADELLSNEHFTVDGTLIEAWASHKSFRPKSDDEPPTSSGGRNEGVNFRGRPRSNETHVSSTDPDARLYRKSSGAPAILGYLGHALMENRNGLIVGVKTTRATGIAEREAALELIRGVSGSNRITLGADKAYDTKDFVEALRALNVTPHVAQNTTRRRSAIDRRTVRHPGYTVSQRRRKLIEESFGWGKTIGRLRKVHFRGLDLVGDIVRWTAAAYNLIRIRNLRAAT
- a CDS encoding multicopper oxidase domain-containing protein; translation: MFASLALLAFVGPSVRAGAQDTGGNVRTYYIAADELDWDYAPSGLDKMMGMRPEGYAKLYTARDKHTIGKVFRKAMYREYTDVTFHCLKLRTAQDAYLGIVGPIVHAEVGDTIKIVFRNHGTHPYSLHPHGVFYKKASEGSGYADGVAASAKGGAAVAPGGTFTYMWDVPERAGPGPADSSSVVWLYHSHVDERRDVNAGLIGAIVVTARGMAKADGTPKDVDREVVSFFVAFDENQSSFINENIRRFAADAKKHNKFDATPSDASGNLDILLGKGSGPANLRWSINGYQFANGPMPQMKRGDRVRWYLLTLGEGLNFHTPHWHGNTVLVHGERTDVVPISPAQMLTADMVPDDPGIWLFHCHVSDHMEGGMVARYQVFKVDARIVMQD
- a CDS encoding antibiotic biosynthesis monooxygenase encodes the protein MVGSIREYRLQPGKLNEVVRLTRDHFVPIVSNAPGFVSYSFTYVGGDEIVTTSIFETQAQAEQSNVIAAEWAKANLKDAVTAPPRVTTGRIPVRHVNEGTQPGYGVMRRFEIKREHIDQATKRVADGLVPLLSGMRGFCSYGLLVASTEDRGVTLSAFTDRAAAEESNQRALAWTRENLGDVLTKPIEVVTGEVKFRLAKAPVGAL
- a CDS encoding metal ABC transporter substrate-binding protein, giving the protein MPLPRLAAALFVLIALSACAQSSERRPGPLRVVATTSTLASLAKGAAGPSADVRSLVPVGVSPEDYQPAPDDIAALHDADVLIENGAGLESWLDATVRNAANPRLRIVICSDGLPVLGGNPHLWMDPELARAYVAKIGAALAAADAPNAATYRTATHAYDAELAALTARTRMKIATIPPPRRTMIVFHNAFDYYARRFGLKIVGAIEPVAGAEPNPRHIADLVQLARAQGVPAVFAEHEYSDKLARTLAASAGGLTVAFLYDDSLGSAAGVRTYVGMIDTDTDAIVAALK
- a CDS encoding SgcJ/EcaC family oxidoreductase; this translates as MKQLSSVLLTVLLAAPATVCSAGPSGDEAEIRSLVSKRQADAWNRHDAKAYAALFTEDADVVNVVGWWWRGRSEIERKLTAAFTFVFRDSALAFDRPAVRFLASDIAVVHETWTMTGAKMPPGMPEPKMGLQTMVLRKHSGTWLISVFQNTNSVPERPFPLGPPVMVPATPAP